In Nitrobacteraceae bacterium AZCC 1564, the following proteins share a genomic window:
- a CDS encoding FkbM family methyltransferase (product_source=TIGR01444; cath_funfam=3.40.50.150; pfam=PF05050; superfamily=53335; tigrfam=TIGR01444) — MRESPLSFHKFAMSRGDIVIPASHKTADQLAAWKPDWKTEIVGKTLAARAGVFVDVGANCGQTLMDYFASPVTTSYFGFEPNHHCVSALSEIIRVNGRSDCSVIPAGLADENTVRKLLLEKDSIIDPSASIEADLRPERDWSIQFVACYKFDDIRRQVGIADIALMKIDVEGAELSTLRGMKEALKEEHWVLCEVLHRDSKVSEAIHAQRMSDLMSFIAEMNYICLNIEKSDDGSAVLGLVNVAQFPNKIWTWDNAAECDYMFVPARDRDLVSRLFTK, encoded by the coding sequence ATGCGCGAGAGCCCTCTCTCATTCCATAAGTTTGCGATGTCGCGTGGAGACATCGTTATTCCCGCAAGTCACAAGACGGCGGATCAGCTTGCTGCATGGAAGCCAGACTGGAAAACGGAGATCGTCGGTAAGACGTTGGCGGCGCGTGCAGGTGTGTTTGTGGATGTCGGCGCGAACTGCGGCCAGACATTGATGGATTACTTCGCGTCTCCCGTGACGACATCATATTTCGGATTTGAGCCAAATCACCATTGTGTCAGCGCGCTCAGCGAAATCATACGCGTCAACGGCCGTTCGGATTGTTCGGTGATTCCAGCGGGCTTGGCAGATGAAAACACTGTGCGGAAATTGTTGCTTGAGAAGGATTCAATCATCGACCCTTCAGCGAGCATTGAAGCTGATCTGAGGCCTGAGCGCGACTGGTCTATCCAATTCGTGGCGTGCTACAAATTTGATGACATTCGTCGGCAAGTAGGAATTGCCGACATCGCTCTTATGAAAATCGATGTCGAGGGGGCTGAGCTTTCCACGCTTCGTGGAATGAAAGAGGCCCTCAAGGAAGAACACTGGGTCCTTTGCGAAGTGCTTCACCGGGACAGCAAGGTCAGTGAAGCCATTCACGCACAGAGAATGAGCGACCTCATGTCGTTCATTGCCGAAATGAATTACATTTGTCTCAATATCGAAAAGAGCGACGACGGCAGTGCTGTTCTCGGTCTTGTGAACGTGGCGCAATTCCCGAACAAGATTTGGACTTGGGATAATGCCGCCGAATGCGATTATATGTTCGTGCCAGCCCGAGATAGAGACTTGGTGTCGCGGCTGTTCACGAAGTAG
- a CDS encoding putative ATP-binding cassette transporter (product_source=KO:K02471; cath_funfam=1.20.1560.10,3.40.50.300; cog=COG4178; ko=KO:K02471; pfam=PF00005,PF06472; smart=SM00382; superfamily=52540,90123; transmembrane_helix_parts=Inside_1_33,TMhelix_34_56,Outside_57_75,TMhelix_76_98,Inside_99_155,TMhelix_156_178,Outside_179_192,TMhelix_193_215,Inside_216_608): MLSTARAARAEHNNLLKRFWRSARGFWGHKGDRLAWILTGGLLALIVVHVFLQYRINVWNRSIFDAIEKKDASVVLQLTVIFFPLVAASVVCSTTQVFVRMGIQRHWRAWLASCVVSRWLRNGRYYQLNLIDDRHQNPEYRIAEDLRVATDAPVDFFAGITLACLSAATFIVVLWTIGGSVSLEISSVSVTIPGFLVVAAILYAVVASSLMAVVGRNFVSISIQKNQAEAEYRYALMRVRENGESIALLGGEAEERAEIQRSFGNVINKWALLCGQHMRTTVVSQGSSLLAPVVPILLCAPKFLEGEMSLGQVMQAASAFAIVQGAFGWLVDNYPRLADWNGSARRVAVLMGSIDKLESEERSEGHNRIKRGQIAGSALLRLDNLSVTLDDGTTVVGRSRMTIEPGQRILVAGESGSGKSTLVRAIAGLWPWGSGSVDLGVGRRLFMLPQKPYIPSGSLWRAVAYPGAAENWTRNQICIALEKVGLAHLEKRVTEEASWDQILSGGEKQRLAFARIILHRPDVIVLDEATSALDARSQSRMMKLLNDEMEDAAIVSVAHRAELEVFHGQKITLERHPGGARLVPRIQSSPHDAARSVANFGFERTLAN, from the coding sequence ATGCTTTCAACGGCAAGAGCGGCGCGGGCCGAACATAACAATTTGCTCAAGCGCTTCTGGAGAAGTGCTCGCGGCTTCTGGGGCCATAAGGGCGATCGATTGGCCTGGATACTGACGGGCGGGCTTCTGGCACTCATCGTTGTGCACGTTTTCCTGCAGTATCGCATCAATGTCTGGAACAGATCGATCTTCGACGCCATTGAGAAAAAGGATGCGTCAGTTGTTCTGCAGCTGACAGTGATTTTCTTTCCCTTGGTTGCCGCAAGCGTGGTGTGCAGCACCACTCAGGTCTTCGTCAGGATGGGCATTCAGCGGCATTGGCGGGCATGGCTTGCGAGCTGTGTTGTTAGTCGCTGGCTTAGGAACGGTCGTTATTATCAGCTCAATTTGATCGATGATCGCCATCAAAATCCGGAATACCGGATCGCGGAGGATCTCCGTGTCGCGACCGATGCGCCGGTTGATTTCTTCGCAGGCATCACGCTGGCTTGCCTCTCGGCTGCGACATTCATCGTTGTTCTTTGGACAATTGGCGGCTCCGTCTCGCTGGAGATTTCCAGTGTGAGTGTCACCATTCCGGGCTTCCTCGTTGTGGCGGCTATTCTCTATGCCGTCGTTGCGAGCAGCCTCATGGCCGTTGTCGGGAGAAACTTCGTTTCGATCTCAATCCAAAAGAATCAAGCTGAAGCGGAGTATCGCTACGCACTGATGCGGGTGCGCGAAAACGGTGAAAGCATCGCGCTTCTGGGCGGCGAAGCGGAAGAGCGCGCCGAAATCCAACGCTCATTCGGCAATGTGATCAACAAGTGGGCATTGCTTTGTGGTCAACACATGCGGACGACCGTCGTATCGCAGGGATCGAGCCTGCTTGCCCCGGTTGTTCCGATCCTTCTGTGTGCTCCCAAATTCCTTGAAGGGGAGATGTCCCTGGGGCAGGTGATGCAGGCCGCGTCGGCGTTCGCGATCGTGCAAGGCGCGTTTGGCTGGCTCGTGGACAATTACCCGCGGCTGGCGGACTGGAACGGCAGTGCGCGCCGCGTCGCGGTCTTGATGGGATCAATTGACAAGCTCGAATCCGAGGAACGAAGCGAAGGGCACAACCGCATCAAGCGCGGCCAGATTGCTGGGTCGGCGCTTCTTCGCCTCGACAATTTGTCGGTGACTTTGGATGACGGAACGACCGTGGTGGGACGATCGCGCATGACGATTGAGCCGGGTCAGCGAATCCTTGTCGCGGGTGAATCCGGCTCCGGCAAAAGTACGCTGGTGCGGGCGATTGCGGGGCTATGGCCTTGGGGCAGCGGCAGCGTCGATCTCGGGGTAGGACGGCGATTATTCATGCTGCCGCAAAAACCTTATATTCCATCGGGCTCGCTGTGGCGCGCGGTTGCATATCCCGGTGCCGCTGAAAACTGGACGCGGAACCAAATCTGCATTGCGCTGGAGAAGGTCGGTCTTGCTCATCTTGAGAAGCGCGTGACGGAGGAGGCATCTTGGGACCAGATTCTGTCGGGAGGCGAGAAGCAAAGGCTGGCGTTTGCGAGAATTATCCTCCATCGGCCCGACGTTATTGTGCTGGACGAGGCGACATCCGCACTCGACGCGCGCAGCCAGAGCCGAATGATGAAATTACTCAACGACGAAATGGAAGATGCCGCGATTGTCAGTGTCGCGCACCGCGCCGAACTCGAAGTTTTCCACGGTCAGAAGATCACGCTTGAAAGACATCCGGGCGGGGCAAGGCTAGTGCCGCGCATCCAAAGTTCGCCTCATGATGCAGCGCGCTCCGTAGCGAACTTTGGATTCGAAAGGACACTAGCAAATTAA
- a CDS encoding AcrR family transcriptional regulator (product_source=COG1309; cath_funfam=1.10.10.60; cog=COG1309; pfam=PF00440; smart=SM00039; superfamily=46689,48498), whose amino-acid sequence MPRVIKHPELRRSQILDCAQALFLERGYDNASLNEMIAATGLSKGAFYHYFESKEALLEALAERFAQQALAQIQRMDTSNLDALSRLNAFLARGRQNKMENAEIAWSLFEALFKPENFVLFHRITAATSALVGPVLADLIKRGVDDGTFKTFDPDGVADMMMQLSAATHGMVARALAASSSRQLEDTIDALERRIRLYEIALDRILGLADGSVCMAEPGYMRALFMARTQSSKRKATKQRQANRRTY is encoded by the coding sequence ATGCCAAGGGTCATCAAGCATCCCGAACTACGACGCAGCCAGATCCTTGATTGCGCACAGGCGCTGTTTCTCGAGCGTGGCTATGACAATGCAAGCCTCAACGAAATGATCGCGGCGACCGGCCTCTCAAAAGGCGCTTTCTATCACTACTTCGAATCGAAGGAGGCATTGCTTGAGGCGTTGGCCGAGCGATTCGCGCAACAGGCCCTCGCTCAGATCCAGCGCATGGATACGTCGAATCTCGACGCGCTCTCGCGGCTGAATGCATTTCTGGCACGGGGCCGCCAAAACAAGATGGAGAACGCTGAGATCGCATGGAGCTTGTTCGAGGCCCTGTTCAAACCCGAAAATTTCGTTCTCTTCCATCGCATCACTGCGGCCACGTCAGCACTGGTTGGGCCGGTGCTTGCCGACCTCATCAAACGAGGAGTCGACGACGGCACGTTCAAAACATTCGATCCTGACGGCGTGGCTGACATGATGATGCAGCTCAGCGCCGCAACACATGGCATGGTGGCCCGCGCGCTCGCTGCCAGCAGTTCGCGACAGCTCGAAGACACCATCGACGCTCTCGAACGACGCATCAGGCTCTATGAAATTGCACTCGACCGGATTCTCGGTCTGGCAGATGGCAGTGTCTGTATGGCTGAACCGGGCTATATGCGAGCCTTGTTCATGGCTCGGACCCAATCGAGCAAACGCAAAGCCACAAAACAGCGGCAAGCCAACCGTCGCACGTATTAG
- a CDS encoding drug/metabolite transporter (DMT)-like permease (product_source=COG0697; cog=COG0697; pfam=PF00892; superfamily=103481; transmembrane_helix_parts=Inside_1_11,TMhelix_12_34,Outside_35_38,TMhelix_39_61,Inside_62_73,TMhelix_74_96,Outside_97_100,TMhelix_101_123,Inside_124_135,TMhelix_136_158,Outside_159_161,TMhelix_162_184,Inside_185_188,TMhelix_189_211,Outside_212_220,TMhelix_221_243,Inside_244_249,TMhelix_250_272,Outside_273_276,TMhelix_277_299,Inside_300_307): MTIAIETRQRSRYAANLVLLLILATLWGASYTFIKIGVATIPPVTLIAARTLIAGGVLLLVMSMRGIKMPRDAAVWRRFMIQACLNSVVPFTLIAWAERHVDAGLATILGSNAPIFAFLLAVLFVRHECPTLRQSLGVVAGLAGICLVVGVNALGGLGQQLFAQLALVLSAVSFGAAALFGRNFNGLDSIVPAAGSMICGAILLVPVSLVVDHPWTLSPSMTSTLALIGLAVFSTALAFVIYFKLIQTLGSVGATAQAYLRVPIGVALGVVFLGESLSPTAFIGLICVIVGIAAMTIPPRKAAPKSA, encoded by the coding sequence ATGACGATCGCAATCGAGACTCGGCAACGCTCCCGCTATGCGGCCAACCTTGTTCTGCTGCTGATTTTGGCGACGCTGTGGGGGGCGTCCTATACCTTCATCAAAATTGGTGTCGCGACTATTCCGCCGGTCACATTGATTGCTGCACGCACCTTGATCGCAGGTGGTGTTCTTTTGTTGGTGATGTCGATGCGCGGTATCAAAATGCCGCGAGACGCCGCCGTGTGGCGGCGCTTTATGATTCAGGCATGCCTCAACAGTGTGGTCCCATTCACGCTCATCGCATGGGCAGAACGCCACGTCGATGCAGGCCTCGCCACCATTCTTGGATCAAATGCGCCGATCTTCGCCTTCCTGTTGGCGGTGCTCTTTGTTCGCCATGAGTGCCCAACCCTTCGCCAATCGCTCGGAGTGGTAGCAGGTTTGGCGGGGATCTGTCTTGTAGTCGGGGTGAATGCTCTTGGCGGACTGGGACAGCAATTATTCGCGCAGCTCGCGCTTGTGCTGTCGGCCGTGAGCTTCGGTGCGGCGGCGCTATTCGGTCGGAACTTCAATGGACTCGATTCAATTGTGCCGGCAGCAGGATCGATGATTTGCGGTGCAATATTGCTCGTGCCAGTAAGTCTTGTGGTTGATCATCCCTGGACGCTGTCGCCCTCCATGACCTCGACCTTGGCCTTGATCGGGCTTGCGGTGTTTTCGACGGCGCTCGCTTTCGTGATTTATTTCAAGCTGATCCAGACGCTGGGGTCGGTCGGCGCTACCGCGCAAGCCTACCTGCGTGTGCCAATCGGCGTCGCGCTGGGCGTCGTCTTTCTTGGTGAGTCCTTGTCGCCCACCGCGTTCATTGGATTGATCTGTGTCATCGTTGGCATTGCCGCTATGACCATTCCGCCACGCAAAGCGGCGCCAAAATCGGCCTAA
- a CDS encoding hypothetical protein (product_source=Hypo-rule applied), translating to MQVKLERVAHVRSGDKGNTSNISVIAYRDEFYPLLKAQLTAERFKAFYRGAIKGNVTRYEVDNLAALNFVAEGALGGGVSRSLSLDNYGKALSAAILSFEIEVPNQYGNLLQGG from the coding sequence ATGCAAGTTAAACTGGAGCGCGTGGCCCATGTCAGGTCGGGCGACAAAGGCAACACATCGAATATTTCGGTGATCGCCTATCGCGATGAATTCTATCCGCTGCTGAAAGCGCAACTGACTGCGGAGCGCTTCAAGGCATTTTACCGCGGAGCCATCAAGGGTAACGTCACACGCTATGAGGTCGACAATCTCGCCGCGTTGAATTTCGTGGCGGAGGGCGCGCTCGGCGGTGGTGTTTCGCGAAGCCTCAGTCTCGACAATTACGGAAAGGCACTGTCTGCGGCGATCCTGAGTTTTGAGATCGAGGTGCCCAATCAGTACGGCAATCTGCTGCAAGGCGGATAG
- a CDS encoding non-homologous end joining protein Ku (product_source=COG1273; cog=COG1273), with amino-acid sequence MRKVIEFDDETYQALIQLGRDRMATLQELADEAFADLLKKHGVPIDLKDALRRSANTSTSGRTGKAAKRPAKRA; translated from the coding sequence ATGCGCAAAGTCATCGAGTTCGACGACGAGACTTATCAAGCACTCATCCAGCTTGGCCGCGATCGAATGGCGACGCTGCAAGAACTCGCGGATGAAGCATTTGCGGATCTGCTCAAGAAACACGGCGTGCCGATTGACTTGAAAGATGCTCTGCGGAGGAGCGCAAACACTTCTACCTCAGGGCGAACCGGGAAAGCAGCGAAGCGTCCGGCGAAACGGGCGTAG
- a CDS encoding hypothetical protein (product_source=Hypo-rule applied), protein MVEATSKAGKLKNAKGIRAGEEKTPEAPFPPPEDEFGGGDFVSPVEAPLTDDDKPLE, encoded by the coding sequence ATGGTCGAAGCAACGAGCAAGGCGGGAAAACTGAAGAACGCCAAAGGTATCAGAGCGGGCGAGGAGAAGACTCCCGAGGCTCCATTTCCACCGCCTGAAGATGAGTTCGGCGGCGGCGATTTCGTCTCTCCAGTCGAAGCTCCGCTGACGGATGACGACAAGCCGCTCGAGTAA
- a CDS encoding hypothetical protein (product_source=Hypo-rule applied; cleavage_site_network=SignalP-noTM; pfam=PF12071; superfamily=57262) translates to MRLLALAIITIATGAAFSGTTTQAREYPFCRKGEAGPGDCKYDTYEQCLAAVSGINGYCQPNFWLSQPDPALSGRRPPRGPRFYGQGY, encoded by the coding sequence ATGCGACTTTTAGCTTTAGCCATAATAACCATTGCCACGGGCGCGGCGTTCAGCGGCACCACAACACAGGCGAGGGAGTATCCATTCTGCCGGAAGGGGGAGGCAGGTCCTGGCGATTGCAAATACGATACCTACGAGCAATGTCTCGCCGCTGTATCCGGCATCAACGGTTATTGCCAGCCGAACTTCTGGCTTTCCCAGCCTGATCCTGCACTGTCTGGCAGGCGCCCTCCGCGGGGACCGCGGTTTTATGGACAGGGCTATTGA
- a CDS encoding cytochrome P450 (product_source=COG2124; cath_funfam=1.10.630.10; cog=COG2124; pfam=PF00067; superfamily=48264): protein MTFHADFTSQDYFRDPVAALEKLRAAGPVVEIRFPIVGKVWTTTTQALADRVLKDNETFTIRRDDGSVAGLQWWMPGVLRTLADNMLAMDEPDHGRLRDIVDEAFRRRAVLEMEPHILAISDQLANELFEAGSPADVVERYARKLPLSVICELLGLPAADRSKFSAWAGGFTRLSGALGFLSMIPNIIAMKRYMRQQIETVRQHGGEGLIAEIVRVEKEGGRITPDEMVAMVFLLLFAGHETTTHLISGSVYELLINPGLRQWLAEDWNRTDLAVEEFLRFITPVQFTKPRFVRRDIDLGGVRLKKGEKVMVMLAAANMDPQANPHPERLDVQRKPNRHIAFGTGIHFCLGHQLARIEGRCALKALFKRWPNLKLAVDESQIKWRQRPGMKAIERLPVLAS, encoded by the coding sequence ATGACGTTCCACGCAGACTTCACAAGCCAAGACTACTTTCGCGATCCCGTCGCCGCGCTGGAAAAGTTGCGCGCGGCAGGGCCTGTTGTTGAGATCCGGTTTCCAATCGTAGGAAAAGTCTGGACCACGACAACACAGGCGCTCGCCGATCGGGTCCTAAAGGACAATGAGACTTTCACCATCCGTCGGGATGACGGCAGTGTCGCCGGACTTCAGTGGTGGATGCCGGGTGTTTTGCGCACATTGGCGGACAACATGCTGGCGATGGACGAACCGGATCACGGGCGGTTGCGGGACATCGTCGATGAAGCCTTTCGTCGCCGTGCGGTGCTGGAGATGGAGCCGCACATTCTTGCGATCAGTGATCAACTGGCCAACGAGTTGTTCGAAGCGGGAAGTCCGGCCGATGTCGTAGAGCGCTACGCGCGCAAGCTGCCGTTGTCGGTGATCTGTGAATTGCTCGGGTTACCAGCGGCCGACCGATCGAAATTCTCGGCATGGGCCGGCGGCTTCACGCGCCTTTCGGGCGCGCTCGGCTTTCTCAGCATGATCCCAAATATCATCGCGATGAAGCGCTATATGAGACAGCAAATCGAGACCGTTCGACAGCATGGCGGCGAAGGATTGATCGCGGAGATCGTCCGTGTGGAGAAAGAGGGCGGACGGATCACGCCTGACGAAATGGTCGCCATGGTTTTCTTGCTGCTGTTTGCCGGACATGAGACCACCACGCATCTGATCAGTGGGTCCGTTTACGAGCTTCTGATCAATCCTGGTCTGCGTCAATGGTTGGCAGAAGATTGGAATCGCACCGATCTGGCGGTGGAGGAATTCCTACGATTCATCACCCCAGTGCAATTCACCAAACCGCGTTTTGTGCGCAGAGATATCGACCTCGGCGGCGTGCGGTTGAAAAAGGGTGAGAAGGTGATGGTCATGCTGGCCGCTGCCAACATGGACCCACAAGCCAATCCTCATCCGGAAAGGCTCGACGTCCAAAGAAAACCGAACCGGCACATAGCGTTCGGCACCGGAATCCATTTTTGCCTTGGCCATCAGCTTGCGCGTATCGAGGGTCGCTGTGCGCTGAAAGCCCTGTTTAAGCGCTGGCCGAACCTAAAGCTTGCGGTTGATGAATCTCAAATCAAATGGCGACAGCGGCCCGGCATGAAGGCGATTGAACGTTTGCCGGTGCTGGCGAGTTAG
- a CDS encoding Spy/CpxP family protein refolding chaperone (product_source=COG3678; cleavage_site_network=SignalP-noTM; cog=COG3678): MKKILLAGACALALSATGALAQTNEGQGGAPSAKSGGTTMSPGGERQMKKEHKTTGSATHKSGAKPRTGGQGTSEGGGGSRY, translated from the coding sequence ATGAAGAAAATCTTGCTTGCTGGCGCTTGCGCGTTGGCGCTGTCAGCAACTGGAGCACTGGCACAGACCAATGAGGGTCAAGGCGGTGCGCCGAGTGCGAAATCGGGTGGCACGACAATGTCGCCGGGCGGTGAGCGCCAAATGAAGAAGGAACATAAGACCACAGGTAGCGCGACGCATAAGTCGGGCGCCAAACCTCGTACAGGTGGTCAGGGAACGAGTGAAGGTGGTGGCGGCAGCCGCTATTGA
- a CDS encoding hypothetical protein (product_source=Hypo-rule applied; cath_funfam=2.60.40.10; pfam=PF07287; superfamily=56784), producing the protein MGRLFGDGTLVSWREFFVRFAWQGKSQASERRINFLSALRIGAGSAWWGDRIEPAKLNAERGDLDYLCFETMAEATVSAAQVRKRRDPSFPGYDTYLDDRMKAVLPGCLKRGTKIISNQGWINPDGAAQRVVELLREHNARGKKVAAVSGSLITDRMANLGGTILENGNPVSSIASDLISAEAYLGAEPIVGALRDGADIVITGRVADPSLFLAPMMHEFGWRTDDAMRLGAGSGLGHLLECGAQVTGGYFADPGFKDVPSPWDLAFPIAEVDSDGSAVITKVAGTGGAINAMTMKEQMLYEVHDPSNYITPDVVVDFTTALLEEAGPDRMRVRNISGKPRTPTLKVSMGCMEGFIGEDMFFYAGPGALRRARLAKTILEERFRIVDLRADDLRIDFVGVNAIHGEASPPGTPEPYEVAVRVAARTKTREEALKVGREIDGMAVSGVAMTGKRVPHQDRTREIIGVWSTLVPREAVPPTITWYES; encoded by the coding sequence ATGGGTCGGTTATTCGGAGACGGGACACTAGTTTCATGGCGCGAATTTTTCGTCCGTTTTGCCTGGCAAGGCAAGTCTCAAGCCTCGGAAAGAAGGATCAACTTTTTGTCGGCACTGCGAATAGGTGCTGGATCGGCGTGGTGGGGAGACCGCATCGAGCCGGCCAAACTCAACGCCGAGCGCGGCGATCTCGATTATCTCTGTTTTGAAACAATGGCTGAAGCCACGGTCTCCGCAGCGCAGGTGCGCAAGCGGCGCGATCCGTCCTTTCCGGGATACGATACCTATCTCGACGATCGCATGAAGGCCGTGCTGCCTGGCTGCCTGAAGCGAGGCACCAAAATTATCAGCAACCAAGGCTGGATTAATCCGGATGGAGCTGCGCAGCGCGTTGTCGAACTGCTGCGCGAGCACAATGCCCGCGGCAAGAAAGTAGCAGCAGTCTCTGGCAGCCTGATCACCGATCGCATGGCAAACCTGGGCGGAACGATTCTTGAAAATGGTAATCCCGTCAGTTCAATCGCCTCCGATCTGATCTCCGCGGAGGCTTATCTGGGGGCGGAGCCGATCGTCGGAGCATTGCGCGATGGTGCGGATATCGTGATCACCGGACGTGTGGCGGATCCGTCTCTGTTTCTGGCGCCGATGATGCACGAATTCGGCTGGCGCACGGATGATGCCATGCGGCTCGGTGCCGGCAGCGGTCTCGGTCACCTGCTGGAGTGCGGCGCCCAGGTCACGGGCGGCTACTTCGCTGATCCAGGATTCAAGGATGTCCCCTCCCCGTGGGATCTGGCGTTCCCGATCGCCGAGGTGGACTCCGATGGCAGCGCAGTGATCACCAAAGTTGCCGGCACCGGTGGTGCGATCAATGCGATGACCATGAAAGAGCAGATGCTCTATGAGGTTCATGATCCATCGAATTACATCACACCTGATGTAGTGGTCGATTTCACCACGGCGCTGTTGGAAGAGGCGGGTCCGGATCGGATGCGGGTCCGCAATATTAGCGGCAAGCCGCGCACGCCGACGCTGAAAGTCTCCATGGGGTGCATGGAGGGATTCATCGGCGAGGATATGTTCTTCTATGCGGGTCCTGGTGCTCTGCGCCGCGCACGCTTAGCCAAGACCATTCTGGAAGAACGCTTCCGCATTGTCGATCTGAGGGCGGACGATCTGCGCATTGATTTCGTCGGCGTCAATGCCATCCATGGCGAGGCAAGCCCACCTGGTACTCCCGAGCCCTATGAGGTTGCAGTGCGTGTCGCGGCGCGCACGAAAACGCGTGAAGAAGCCCTAAAGGTCGGGCGTGAGATCGATGGTATGGCGGTGTCCGGGGTCGCCATGACTGGCAAGCGTGTGCCGCATCAGGACCGCACCCGCGAGATCATCGGCGTATGGTCAACCTTGGTCCCGCGCGAGGCGGTGCCGCCTACCATCACCTGGTATGAGAGCTGA